The Buteo buteo chromosome Z, bButBut1.hap1.1, whole genome shotgun sequence region GAGAAGCATTGCTCATTTGATGATTATGTTAGTTTCAGCAAATTAAATATGAAGTATTTGGTTAAAACATAGCCTTAATTCCTAAACCTAACATGTGGCTAAAAAAAGTTCCTAAGGAACTTGGTGATGCAGAGCTGTTATCTAGAAAAATCTTAACAGCTTTGGAGGACTCAGCAAACAAATAATAGGACAATTAACATCTTTCATGCTGTTAAATTTAGCTAAGAATTATGTCATGTTCTTCAGCATGAAGTACttcctgtttctgctgcttaTGAAAACAAGAAGCCATGGGACTATAAGAAAGGCTTATTTAATATGTTTTATAGTGACTTTGTTATCAAGAACATTAGTTACTAGAAGATCTCCAAATCATGAGTGTTATCAATTTCAATAACATCTTcaggttccatctttgcttcATGATGACCCTCCTGTAGATCATCCAGGGAAGCCAGAGCCTCATTTGTGTCGCTAGCAAAAGTCTCACGAGATGCATCATCATATTCTTGCAGGTTAAGCCCTTTAATGgcttttttcatcttcttcccTAGAACTTGTATTCTCCtctttttagctgcttttttgttttcatactcTTTTTGGTTCTCCAGATAGAATAtttccttgaaagaaaacaaaaaaagtttggtATATTCATTTTACTAGTGTTtcctaaagaaaatataaagaagtaaaaaaaaatttttattacaaatacCGTTCAATAATATTTAACTAATATACACATTATTGATAGTAAGAGGATAGATTGCACTTAAGGAAAATGCcccattaattattttattacataatTTCTCAGCTATCTCAAACTGTATGTAAGTATGTATCACTAAGTTTTCAAttcaagtttgctgatgatacaaaactggaaGGAATGGGTGATAGACCACAGGGCCATGCTGCCATAGAGGGACCTGTAGAGAAAATACGACCAAAGGTTCTATGACAACTTCAGAAAACTTTTCCTCCACAATTGAAATTTGAGTCCAGGTCTCATGATCTTCACTGTCAAACATTTGTGAGCCCCATTAACATCTTCTCTATGGCAAAATACGACAGTTACAAGTTTCCTCCATATTTCAAGGGGTAGAATATCACGTGGCAGAGCTAAATGCTACTACGTGCCTTTCTCtcccttattttttaaaaaacataaaacgcatacagaaaacattaatgctttttttctctcccaaagCTGCCAGTCAAGTGCTAAGGATATGCAAATCTGCAAGAGTTATATATGATGACAGGATTATACATACTTTTCCCACAGGTTTGTATGACAAATGATGTCTCTTACCATCAATCAAGTTCACTGAGTGAAAACTGCTACCTCATTAAGCACTTGAGACACACAGTTACAAGGGCATGCAAGAGGGGTAGAaggacaaattatttttttttttgtaatgggGTAAAGTGATCAAACTTGCAACTTTTTGTGACCACTGTAAGCTATCAGTGgctgttgtttggttttgtttttttttttttaaacataaaacagACAGTCACAGTTTATGTTGATTTGTTTCTCAGTTCCCAGTACACGATGCTAGGATGATTTAGAGTGAGCTGTGGCCACctacatgcaaaataaatgagtCACTCTTTTAACAACAACTTTAATAAAGTGGCAAACACCATGAAAAAACTCAAGTTGTTTTaactgaatgaagaaaataccaTCTCAGTCTATTTCATTCCCTAAAAGGAAAGGCAATAATATTTACAAGCTGACAAAACTGACTTGGTGAGCACCACAGGTGAGGCCAGGGAGCAATTCAGACTAGGTTCAGACCAGTATCTGACTTAATGGGAAACACTGCCTGGTGCTACAGCTGGAGCTGTatagaacaaaaatattctattaAGAGAACACTATTCAATCCACGCACAATGATGCAGAACTCCAAAGGCAGAAATACAACTGCAGATAACATTGCTGTAAGGTATATACAAATTAAGGAAAATCCAATGTTTATCTCTTCAGACTCTACAGTCTCATCAACCTCAACAGGTTTTTGTGACTGGCAGTACATAAAAGGTGTTCTCTCTGCACAGTGTGAAtggcaattaattttttttgttgttgtttttttcttcttgtattttGAATGTGAAGTTGGAATATAGAGTTAAACTTACTAGAAGTTATGAGAGAGATTCAATCATAAGATtgctaggagaaaaaaaccaaaatttacTTTGGACAATCATTTGCACTCTTGACAAGTTTACCTTGATTTGTTCTTCTTTGATGCTAGGCGTGTTCTTCAGCAGGTTTAAATAAACGCCCCCTGGTGTTCTTCTCCTAGTGCCGTTCTTAATAGGGAAAGAGCAAATTAGTAATAACAAGCTTAATACATAAGTGTTGACATAAAAATAGCATCTAAGACAATACTTTGTAGtgagacagaataaaaaaatttctgctgTGTTAGGTATTACATAAAAACAACCCTGGCTATGTTTTATTTGTGATTGAACTAGTCATGAGGTCAACAACCAGCTTGCTACATTTGGGCAGGTAAACTATGAAGGTACAAAAAATTTGCTTTAGAACATAATACCAAACTGTTCAACTACATACTAAATCTGATTTTCgtagagaagaaacaaaattcaaataCTATTCTACCTACTCTCACAACTATCGGCAATAATGTATATACTAGGTTAAATATTCAGAACATCCCAAAGACATAAGTCCAGTAAAATGTCAAAAATGAACTCCATAAAATTATGTAGGTCTCAGTTTTTGCTCAGAAATTCTACAACCTATGTGCGTATCTGcaggattttgcatttctgcctAAGGCATATGAAACACAACATGTACTTTAAAGTTTCTCCCCACAACATATTATTTCCATGCTTCAACAGTTTTCAGTGTAACAGCAGCAGTGCAATGTGCCATGCTGAATCATGAATGGACTCAGCTTTGAAACCTCTGTAAATTAGAAGCACTAATTATCATATTATTCAATTACCATTCATAGTACATGAAGTTGAACTGTTACTCCAGTGCTCTGGCATTGTATTAAATGTGATACTTTTCTACTAAAtaacaaagtaaaatacaatAGAAAAGTTCTAAGAACAGAGAAGGTCAATTTTTAAGTATGTTCTTGAAATAGCAGACACCACATACTTCTATCATCCTATCAGCACAAAATCCCAGGAAAAACAGTATGATCTGCCTCTCAAATACTGTACTCTGATCTGCAGCCAAAGGAAGCTGTGCCACCAGGAGCTGTGTCCTTTTggcaggggtggtggtggtggtggtatttttttttctttgttctggtttgttcgtttgtttcttttctctcctctctacTTCCAGTGATGGAACTTAAAAGATGTAAATTATAAACAAATGCCTGAAAGTATTTACTAGTTCCCTCCCACTTTTTTCCCATCTGAACTTTTGCACTGAGGCTCATTATTtaatagaaacaaaaacataCCAAGAAACTGATAACCTAACCATCAAGTATAGGATTTTTACCACAATTTGTAACAGAAATCAGTACTCAGTTTTGCTCTACTGATACACAAGCCAATGGTTCTCTAATAAAGCTAACAGATTCCCTTTTGAAAGTTAACTCTTCAAATGTGACATTAGAAATGCTCACTACTGAGAATGTTGAACTCTGATGGCATGCTGATTAACCCAGTAGATAGGTCAGTGCTGTCAAACATCCGCCTGACTTACTGAAGCAACATGCCAGGGCTTCACCTGGATCCTAACATTATAAGCTTCAGAATTCAAGCTTCAGAATCCTTCACTCTTAAGTCTGCCAGGGAAAGATCCCAACGGAGGAAAAGTAACAGATAAGATGTTATCACTGCAAATCAGATACTAATCTCAGTACAAAAAGTTGAACAATTTCCAAGTTCATTCATCTCATTGTTTACTCATCCTGCTGGAAGGTTATACTAGTATTTATTATGCAAGCTGGAAGGCCATGAAACTCTGAGAGAACCTGTCCAACATGAAAGCTGTGCAATAGTACTACATAAATATTCTACAAGTAAAAAGTTGagcgtgcccccccccccgcccctgcaaACCCACAATGTCACATTTTCCTTACCACTATGAACAGTCCACCATTTTGTTCCACTTCAGCTGTTTCCATAAGCAGTTCGAtagcttttctcttcccaatTATTTTCACTACTCGGGCAATTAAATCCTTCTTTGGCTCACAAAGcctgggaggagggggaaaaaaaaaaaagcacatttattgTCAGTATAATTTCTTGAGTAAAATTGACCATGGAACTTCCATAATGAATAATTCATACTGTGGGACATAAAACTGGGCTAAAATTAAAGAGTCCATACATTTAAACATGTTTCAATGGCTTCTTGAATCAGATTTCAAAACACTCAGCTTCTGAGGGctagtttttttctgaagcttgcgtttttaaaatttgtttaaatgaaaatgcattgagtaattatttttcttctgttggtgTGTAGAAGACTAAACCAAATAAGAAACTGCAAAGGCCTGTATAAATCTCTGAAATTAAAGTATAAAACTCTGCTGTGCATTTAACAGTTAAAATTACAGCACCTTTTACAGTTAAATCAGCCATTAACCAGAGACAATAGTAAGTTTAAAAGTTCCCCTGTATCATGTGTCATTCAGACAAACCtacataataaaaatgaaatcagtcTGTTGACTAATCTATGACAACCTataaaatgcaaacaagaaaaaaatttgcaacaTTCCTGAGTTAAATTGTATTCTTTTGTTAGCAACAATGTCCTCATACAGAAATTTTCATTCTCAGTCTGCATAGAGAGGCTTATACGGTATCAATTCGCTGTGCCAAAGTATGTACTCCCACATCGTAAGCCCCCAAATCAATACCACCTGTCCAGAGCAAGAGTTCATATGctaaattctcattttttaatgtcaaagcTTCTCATTAAGCACAGTCCCAAGCACTACATCTCAGTAGTTTTACACTTTTCAGATCAGCAGACCACCACCATTACCAAAATTTCTTGAAAATTGCTGTCTAGGCCAATTGCTTCAAGTGACATTACTGTGCTATAAAGTTACATTTGTTACAATGACTGCATAATAGAAGGTGTTTGACCACAGACGTGAACAAGTGTTTAGAACAACCAGGCTAGCTTCAGCTGCTTCAGTTGTATGGCTGAAGTTACctgaaattaaatgttaaaactCACATTTTAGTGACGATTGTCCTAATCAAGAAAAGGATTACCAAACCTGCTTAACTTTATACTTTGTGTTTAACCTCACTGAGTTCAATGAATGATAAAGCACCAGAAGGcaaatgctttcttaaaatatttataggaTTGAGTTCTAAATTGTGAATTATTGGAAGAGaatgaaatgtttctcaaaGATGCAGAGACCTTCAAGATTACCAGCATTCCTTAGAGAGCTGGTTAAATAGACCTTCTGTTACTAGCTGTGGTAGCTTAAACAGTCAAATCCCCACCAAGTGTTCATTCTGGCCCTGCACAATCCTCCTGTATGCATGCTTTAACAAGCAGCTGTGCACTGCACCATGAACTGAGTGAGGTAAAGGGCAAAAAATGGCACAAGATGGTCAGAAAAACTCTTTGGTTTCAGTTCACTGTGTGGGCCAGCACAACAAAAGGTTATGAATCCAGGCACTGATGGCACAGCACAGATCGAACAACAGTGCTGTGATGTGTATAACCTCAATCCTACTGGTGCAGTTCAGCACCACTACTACTATAAACaatcagaaaaaagaggcttttgCTCCATTTTGATGAAGCTCAATATAACAAAGTAAAGTTTATTACAAGAGACATGCTCAAAGTTTTCAAATTCATAAGTAAGAAGCTACCAAGAACTGATAACAGCATTAATAATTGTCTAATTATTGCCAACATCTGGCAATACTAAGTAACACACATAAGAAACCAACAGTGATCAATAAACCcaggttttatttaaacatcAAGCTCACCATCATTAAATCTTCTAACTCTTGTTCTCTGTTTCAcatcattttcttcccttgcacTACTGAAAAATGACTATGCCAATTTAAGTCAATCTAAGTGAGAATGACTGCAGTCGCGCCCTCCCTTACACCACCAGTCCAGTGCTGCCAGTGCCAGCTCAAAGGCAACTGTGCAGCAACTTGGTTAAGGAAACAAATCTGTCTGCGAACTATTTCCTAAAAAAGCCACTACTAAATCTGTATCATGAGAAACAATATTCTTCCTTGCCATTGTTCTcaaataacaaaacattttggtggatcttttggaaaaaaaataaataaaaaaattagacagTATTACTGGATGCTGCTACAAGATACCAGCCATACATAATGCTGCATTTTAATCCCAGGATTTTGGAAATACACACAAGGCACTCATGCTTTTTGTAATCTGGTATGACAACTTACATATTTAGCAGTAAGAAAGCTTTTCCCTCGCCTCTTCTTTTCCATCAACAGTTTACCAATACTTAAGGAAGTGAAGATATACTGTTATTAAACTCACCGATAAGCAATTTCATCTGccactttttcctctgaatCTTCTTCTGTTATCTCATACCTTCctttatatttcatttcttgTCTTTCACCCAGTCTATCTTTTACAGGCCTCTTCCGCTTGGGAAAGCCTTGCCCATTGTCATCTTCTGCCGGCAATGTTTTCTTGTCATCATGCATGTATTCATCCAGTTCTTTATCTAAAGTCTCTGCCTCCTTTTGCTGAGCTTCCTTCATCAGCTTTTTAGCCAATAAATAATTGTAAGTCTCAGACTGCCTGCTTCTGTCAATACTACCATCCATGCCTAGAATCCCAAGCTCAGTAGCCACCGCATCCTGATTCTGCTCCTGGAGCACCACACCCCAAATGTTGTTGACCTTCTTGCCACCTAGAGCAGTTTGTTTCTGGTGGCTCTGGCTAAGCTGAAAAGGCTCGGATTTAGCAGGAGGAAAGTTGAAACATTTCTGTCGTTTTCGTTTCCACAGACAGCTGTCATCATCAGATTCAGAAAAGCTTTCGTCACTTGAATCCACACTTTTGGTTGTCCGATAAGGAACACTTGGTGCACATGATGAAATGCTGCTCTGGAACGGTCTACCTGAATCATTGCCATCAAGtgatttctgaaatgaaaaagtaaacgTCCATTAATTTAACTGCAAATTAAAAGAGCTATCAAGTCACACCAAAGATTTGGTTAGCTAGTGAACTTAATTCTGACTCATGACTGTTTGGGCAGTCCTCTACGAGCATCTTTTGGACTACAGTTGACAGAAGCATCCTATgaaacttctgtattttgaatgTTTGTGTATGAAAGAGAGTATGGCTGCTATAGATAACACATATCAGGAGTTGCTAATCTATTTAATGTAATCTTTcttgaatgaaattaaaataattacaagacTGGAAAAGCTATTAAAATTCCCAAATTGGAAAAAGACACAACATGCATAGCAGTTCtatgaaagactgaaaaaaacacccccaaaaccaaaccaccaccacGGCAACTTACCAgaagttttttttaacagcacagAAATCAGTATTTCTCTACAGAGTCTGAAAGGGGTCAAGACTAGTGATATGCAACCACAATAGCTTTCCCAGATGCTCGAGATGAAAAATtgaccaaaaaacccaaacccaaacccacaaaacttgGATGCTGCTCAGACTTTGAAAAGCTAATAGTGTATTGTGATTCTGGCTCAATCAGGAGAGCACATGACCAGCTGGGGGCACTAGTACCTTTCAGAAGAACTggagttttcttccttcaaaccAACAAGACACGCCAGACTCATTATGGCTTCTTATTAATTAGGACAAAACCCCTAAAGGTTTCAACATactttgcacaaaaaaaaaaatcccactgctataaaaatattcaagaaatgCTGTTTCCCCATACACCTGACAGAGAAACTAAAATACTAAAGCCAAACCTGCTCAAAACTGCATAACCTGCAAAAGCACCATGTGTAACATAATCCAGAATTCTTATCCTCTATTGCTGGAAACTTTTGGCCATGCTGTCTGTGCTAATCTGCACTAAACATTTTCCTTACTCATCAATCCAGTTTTTCCCTAACTAATTTACTATCATAAAGTTATATCCTgtgatctttaaaaataagaccTCTTCCTTCAGtttcaggcaaaataaaaattctttctttaagcTTGCTGCTTTCACTAACATTACGGCaccatttcttcctccttctattagcaaacacaaaacagaagtcTTCGACTTATTTTATCATGTTATGAAGTACAAACCTTTAATTTAAAAGGTATTCTATAATGCAAAACACTATCAACTCCATAAATTAACTCCCCCCCAtctgtaataatttattttgttacatATCCCAGAACTATATTGCAAATAATCAAAATaactaacccccccccccaatccttACACATACAGTGTCATATGCTGATTTatcttattttgaaattttttcctgcctgcacaCCACCATAAATTCCTTGTAAACTTCATAACACACTCTAACGTGAAAACAGTACGAGACAccgggaaaaaaaaattacatctctTCAGCAATTCACGGATGCAAAAGAGTTGTAACGTCAAGTGAAAGCAGTAATCGCCACTCATTACTTTCATGTTTTTACAACCGCTCGTTTGCATTGTTCCTGAAGTGACCAGCGGTACCGGTGAGCACTCTCCTCTGCTCACCAAACCCAGTGCccagcaacaacaaaagccccccccgccccgcgacGCATGCGGTTTTCCCAAATGAACAGGCACCGGAGGAACAAGCCGGTTCCCGGGCCCCGGGTACGGGGTAAGCAGTCACTCCGGGGGAAGGGCCCCCTGGCCCAGCCGTCCGGGCCGTACCGccgccccagctctgccctccccgctccccagcGGGCCCATCCAGCGCCTCCCGCTCGCTAGCCGCGCGCGGGCCACCacggccgccggcggcggcggcagggccCCTGCGGCCCTCTCCCGGCTGGGCCTTCCGCGGCCCGCCGCCAGGGGTGGCGCGGCTCCGGCTGAAGCCCGGGCGTCGCCGCCTGCCCGTCCCCTTCCTCACCTGCTGCGGGTCCCCGGGAGAGCCGGCGCCGGGCATGTCGGAGTCCGAGTCGGAGAGCTCGCCGTCCTCCACGTCGCCCTCCATCCTCCGCGCCTCCAGCGCCATCGCGCCGCCGGAGCGCGGCGACTCCTGAGAGGGCACCAGAGGCGGGCACAGCCGCGGCGCGCGGCGACCGCCTCTCACCAATAGGGAGAGCGGGCGGCGGTGACGGAGAGCGCGGTGCGTGTCGGGAACGCCGGCGAGCgggcgggaaggggggggccCACCGCCGCCATCTTGTTCTTGTTGTACTGTCCCGGAAGTGTTTCTTGCCGCTGTCCCGGCGCGTTGTCTTGTCGCTGCAGTTGTGGAAATGGCCGGTGCTGCACAAAGAAATAAGTTTAGATGAAAATCCATCCCGCTTAGCTTCACCGCGTGCCCGGGGCGGCCGGCAAGGCGATGCGTATGCATCGCCTCAGCAGCCGCGGGGCCCTCCAGTGCCCTGGGCGTTGACCGCGGCGTGCGGCTCCTCAATGCAAGGGGCAAAACCAACATCAAGCTGTTGTATGAGAGAGTTAGTAAGATGGCCCCCTGTGATCTCTACAGCAGATTCTTGAGGTATTTCTTaacaaacactggaagaaaagaaCCTCCTACTTACATAGTGTCACTCAAAACGCCCCAGAAGCCTGGAGAAACATGTCTGTTTGCTGTTAGTCATCAGGGACTAAGCGACCTCCCAGGGTCCGTTCCAACCTAAATTGGCTCTGTGGTCTTATGTGTTAATTTACGTATGACTCAAGCTATCATTTGTGCACTGCAAAGCTAGAATGTCACTCCCTGAGGGTGCATCTGTAGATCCATAACACAGTACTGAGTAATGGTTTGATTAACGgagctgtttttatttatgaCAACAGGCCAATCCAGTAAAAATCAGGCAGGCAAACTGTTAATCAGTGAAAGgacatgcccccccccccgccccaaaccaaaacccaaacccaaaccaaaacccaaatcaaAAACCAACCGCAAACCTCAGACTGATTAGAATAAAGCACAAGATAGAAAAGTCCTGCCATAATTTCTAGGGTTGTTCAGTATCTGTGTTAAGCAACTAAAAGAAGTCTGATTGTGCGGTTCAAACTCTCTCCTTACTTTCTGTAAGTAATGACACATAAATGTGATAGTATTTGGTGACACAAGAATTAAAATACTGGAGATGTGAGAAAGTGATGAATGAATATACACAACACTGGACAGATGGACCAAATGTCCAGTATCCTCACCTGGTATAAACAGAGGTAGATTAGATAATTTCATCTGAGGACAAGTCTGCAGCTGTCAAAATTCAAATACACTGCATATTTTACAGTAATAACATCTCTGCTTGCAGAGACAGTGAAGTGTTGTGCTCActtttatcaggaaaaaaatatccgTTTGATTGTCATTTCTTCATAAATTTTCAGGGATACTGATTCTGCAgtaaagggaaagaaaccaCTCTGCCACATTTTGTCTAAGAACAGATGTTTTTCCCAGTTGGTGTGCTACATAAATGGCAAGTGTTAAGAGATCGCTAGTAGGCATCCTTCAAACTGAACTTAAGAAAATGAGCATTTACTTCAGTGATAGACTGTGATGGTCAATGCTCAACGACTTTCCATTTGGCTATGCCAATCAGGAGTTCAAAGGAGGTCCTTCTGGTTGTTTTAGCTCTGATTAATGCCAGATAGATCAATTTAGCTTATGTTTTCAGTAattcatatatttatttcaataattAATATATACACAGTCCTTCAGCTGTGTACACAAAGCAGTGGGGCACGGTGCAGTGCAGCTTAAAAATGCTTACTGTGTCTCTGGGTGGAATTTGATAAGTCAAGTTAGGCACCAAGGCTCTTCATGCATTGGAGAGCTAAGCAGAAATCCATTCATTAGCACCCAAAGCAGGGAGTTGCCCAGATCTGCCTAATGATAACAGCTAAACCAAGGGAATGGTCTTCACTGTTACTCGATGTCTCAGACTACCGTTAGGTCTATCAGTATTGGCAccatgaagaaaagcaatagTTCAATCCTGCAAAGTAGGATGTATTACTTACctagaaatacaattttctgcAAGACTTAAGAAGCTGTTGACCGTTCCTGcccatatatacatatatatagtaCCCCCCCACCCTTGGTTTGAAGGATGAGAAAATAGGAGGCTGTTAttgagtaaa contains the following coding sequences:
- the PHAX gene encoding phosphorylated adapter RNA export protein, translated to MALEARRMEGDVEDGELSDSDSDMPGAGSPGDPQQKSLDGNDSGRPFQSSISSCAPSVPYRTTKSVDSSDESFSESDDDSCLWKRKRQKCFNFPPAKSEPFQLSQSHQKQTALGGKKVNNIWGVVLQEQNQDAVATELGILGMDGSIDRSRQSETYNYLLAKKLMKEAQQKEAETLDKELDEYMHDDKKTLPAEDDNGQGFPKRKRPVKDRLGERQEMKYKGRYEITEEDSEEKVADEIAYRLCEPKKDLIARVVKIIGKRKAIELLMETAEVEQNGGLFIVNGTRRRTPGGVYLNLLKNTPSIKEEQIKEIFYLENQKEYENKKAAKKRRIQVLGKKMKKAIKGLNLQEYDDASRETFASDTNEALASLDDLQEGHHEAKMEPEDVIEIDNTHDLEIF